The nucleotide sequence ACAGGCGCGCCAATAGTACAAGTGTAGCCGTGGCCGGAGCCTTACAAGTCTTTGTACTTCTACGCCTCCAAGCAGCCCGGGACCGCCGCCGGGAGGGTGCCTTACATGGTCGAGGTAAACGTGGCGCCACTCTTCTCCGAGTGTTCTTCGCTGATACTTGTCCGGGCGTGGACGGCGGGCGGGCAGTAGATGGGTGCTCGCACGATGTTCGCTACAATGCCTAGAGCGGGGGACCCAGCGTATGACGGCCCAGACAGGGAGATGCTTGACATCATCCATGACGGAGGCGAAGGGGGAGAATGTGGCTATGAGGACGGACCAGTGGAAGACTCGGATCCCACCCAGTCTGGCAACTATGCTTAACAGCAAACCTACACCCAAACGGGCACGCAACTGTCTTACACGCAGACTGGCATGGGCACACAACGACAACACCATTTTGCGCGCTGGAAAGCAACAATAGgatgagggtgaggaggaggaggaggacagcgAGGACGATGATCCGGATGATACAACCGGCGATTCGAAGAAGAAGGGTAGAGGAGAAAGCTTCAACAAGCAGGAGGACGAGCTGTTGtgcgatgaacatgttaggcagccttccacatcaaaaattctgtttttatcatttacctactcgaggacgagcatgaatgaagcctggggatgctgatacatctccaacgtatctataatttttcattgttccatggtgttatattatcattcttggatattttacaatcattttatggcacctttatatcatattttgggactaacctattgacatagtgcccagtgccaattcctgttttttgctagttttttacttagtagaatatcagtaccaaacgaagtccaaacgtagTGAaagttttggagattttttctggaccagaagacaccgtatgggccaagaaagtaccagaggggaggcctgtggggagcacaacccaccagggcacgcccaggagcctaggcgcgcccaggggtgtgCCGCCCGCCCCCTCGTAGTCCCCCTGCAccgcctctttaccctataaaaatattccagaaaccctaggggatccgacgaaacacaattccagttgCCTCAAgtgaaccacgagatccaatctaacactgtcacggaggggttcatcattctcattggtgcctctccgatgatgtgtgaatagtccACCATAGCCCTAccggtccgtaggcagtagctagatggcttgttctctgtcttttgattctcaatacaatggtctcttggacatCTATTTTATTCGTTTTTATTTTTCGATTCCAAAGACCCAAAATATTTTGCTgcattttttattacttattttatttatattttacctagagctatttatccaatctatcacaaatattctcccgtcaacttgccaatttctggtgccgttacctaggagggattgacaacccctcttctTTGTGTGAAGATACCGTTTACataatgttgcttggttctcctactagattgatatcttggtttcataactaagggaaatacctaccgtagctatactgcatcatcccttcctctttcgggaaataccgacgcagtttcaatTGACATCACTTACCGCGCCGCATGCATGCCGGCCTGGAGCACGCAGCGGCCGACATTTATGTCGTGATGTGACAGGAGGGAGGGAGGGCGGCACAGACCGACGTGACCTCTCGATAGCTCCCGCTTCAATGCCGACGCATGTTCCCGAGGAACGAACTCCGGTCATTGTGCCGCATTGAAGTGGACAACCCCTTCGCTTGGCCTGCGCCGCGGCACTTTAAACTATGCGTCGGCAGTGCACATAGCCGCAGTCCCCCTCCCTGAGCACCGGACCCTCCCCTCCCCCTTCTTTGTTCCtgagcccctcccccccccctcttcgaCCCAAGCTGAGGCGATTCCAAAGTCGTGGTGCTCCGCTCCGGCAGATGTAGTAGGCGGAAGCTCATCCTCTGATGGTTCTTAGTGCCGCCGCCCACACTCTCCTAGCCCATCAGCATCCACGGCTGCTGGCTCCCCCACCAAGTAGGAGATCGTCATCTCCTCCGGTGACGAGGAGGACCAGGCAACGCCCCCGCATCCACATGAGCCACCGCTGTAGCTGCACCGACCCCTCAAGGTGGCTGCTCTGACGGACAATATATTGTCCGCCAGATCGAGATAATGACGGAGCGGTCGCTCCGTACATGGGGCCCTCTCCGCCATCGCCGGCGTGCATGAAGGTGGATCCGCTGTCCCCGCCACACCACCACGTTAAGCCCAAGCCGGCATCCACGCTACATCAATGAAGTAGGAGCCAACCCCTCCCCGGCACAACTGCCACATCCATATTGGACATTGCAtggtgaggagccagcctcgcCCCCGCACCACCGCGGCATCCTGATCGGACGCCGGGTCAAGGTGGAGCCCCTGTCCCCGCCATGCAGCCCGTTTGATAGAATTTCGTGAGCTTTGGTGGAATTGTTGGCTCGTTTTATAAGGCTAGCATTGGATGGCGTTCcctgtccgcggacggatgcgggagaaaatttTCGGGTTGCCATTTGAGATGCCTTATAATTTAAACCCGTAAGAGGTCCTATGCATTCACTTTATTTTCATCGTCTCTCACCGTTGTTATGTGGAGTAAAGTACCTGGGAGAAATAATTATGAGTACAATCCACATACTAGAAGTGTACATGGTACAAGGTACAATAAAGTCTCGTGTCTCCTCAATGGGAGTGAAAGTAAAAAGCAACAATAGTACGACAGTGGCCGGCCATTCAGAGCTGGCTCAGCGTACGCACTCCTTTCTCCCTCACATGGAGATCAGGTCAGAACGTTTATTCATATGTATTTGTGACTTAAGCATACTCAGAAACGTCGGATGGCGCGATATGCGGCAGCCATGGTGGGCAGTGGTTGATTAGCGAATAGTAGAGCAGTCAAGGGAAGGGCTGATGGCGTATGGGATGCTGATGCTGCACTTGGAGGGGATGTCGGCGGCCTTGCCAGCGTTGAGCCCACCAGCAGCGCTCTTGATGCAGTTGCACGTCGTTTTCTTGTCAGTGGTGCTCCGCACTGCGCCCGCAAGTCTCCTGACGCCGCTGCAGCAGGCCGCAGACGGGTTGGCACCATTGCCTCGTGCATAGGAGATGCAGGGGCTCAAGGCGGAGTTGACCTGACCGCATGAGATGGCCGCGTCAGTGGCTATGAGGAGCATTGTCGCCACCAGGGCGACCAGCACGAGCCGAGCAACTGCAGCACGGGCCATCTCGATCTAGCTAGCAATAGTAGTGGTGGTGAGCTCCGCTGCAGAAGATGAGATGACTAGATTTTCTAAGTGATTATACTGGTGATGAGTTTCGTAGAGGGGTGCATGGGCTTAAATAGGGCTTTGAACCAACATTGTACCACCTACTGTGTCCATATGGATAAATCCGATTAGTGCGAGTCAGAACATAAATTTTTTTTGTTGGATGTTAGATTCGGTTGATGGATATATTAATACGTTTTGGAGATGGTTGGATGTTGTATTCGGCATGTGATGGATGGACCAGGCATGCATGTGTGCATTCTTGCAGTGGAGTGTGGTTGATTCGTGGCTTCGTGCACGGCTGATTAATAGCGACATGTACTCTCAAAATCACCGATCCTGGAGTAGTTGATcaataagagggtgcttggatccaagggattTATTTTAGTCTGAATAAAATTAGtctctctttaagaggctaaagttccaagcacccctgactaaagaggggctaactaaatttttttagtcaggggtacccctactaaaatgtggattagtcctctctctactcatttaactcctctctttaacacaggcgagttctggataggagggtttgaaggataataaatgcatattaacttgattttagcattttttagtatttggatccaaacatggatgaggctagcatgttttagtcctactaattttagtcatgggactaaaacgtatccaagcactctCTAATTTGGTGAGCTCGACTAGTGAACTACACCATATGATGACGCAGGTGGTCGTGCACTGTCGGCGATCAACTACCTTGCCTTACATTGTCCCCTTGTCACAGTTTAACATTCATTGTTGCCAAATCATGAGCTGCATTTTAACTAGTATTGACTTAGATTATATGAAGACAGTATCTTTCAGGTAAATTTGCCGTGTATCATGATGCTGCCAAGTATTGCGTCCACAGAGATAAATCTGATTGGTGTTAGCCAGTGCATAAATTGTGGTTCCTTTATGTTGGAATCCGTTGCGGGGTATTAATTAATTTTGGAGACGGTTTATTCGTAGGAGCCGCCATCGACCGAGCATGCCTACCGGTGGAGTATGCTTGATTAGTGCGTACAGGGAAGATTAGTAACGCCATGTACTCTCACAATGATCGACCGTGGAGTCGTTGGGTGCATTAACTTGGTGAGCTCGACGACTGAACTAGCTATACCAATCTGTTGTTGCATGTGGTCGTGCAGTGCTGGCAATCAACCACCTTCCTTACTTTGTCCAGCTTATGGTTCATTGATGTCATATTAAGATCTAGTATATTTTAATCATTAATTTAGTTTATATGAAGAAATGTCTTTGGAGTATTATGTATGACACGGCGAACCGTATTTTGCTTATTATGCAAGTGGCTTTGGTGCATCCGGGTCCTATGCGGCAACGCTGAAGCGGAATATTGTTGCGCCGTGccgctgctatctttggttgtATGTTCCACAAGTGGAGCCATTAGGGATGAAGTTGGAGAGGTCTAGCACTACTGACGGATCCAGGCGCATCCAACCATTCGACGTGCCACCATTGCAAAGTCTCGATCGATATACACCGTtgggcatctccaacggcgactCTCAAATCACACGTACACATACTTTTGAACCGTACTGTTCGGACCATGAAAACAATCCAACACGGTCCTATATCGGTTTGCAGGGCTGTCCGGACCATGATTTTCCTGCAAACCAGAATCAAACGTGGATGGGTTTTACGGAATTCTGGACATAAGAAACGATGAAATTTGACGCCTCTGGCCCACCCAAAAAGAAGCCGGAGCCCATGCTTTTGTAGCAACCCACACTGTTTCCGCCCTAAAATCTCCTACTCTCTTCACTCAATtcccacctgagggagtcctggattaggggtgtctggatggccggactatatcttcagccggactcctggactatgaagataccagattgaagacttcgtcccgtgtccggaagggacttttcttcgcatggaaggcaagcttggcgatacgaatatgcagatctcctaccattgtaaccgactttgtgtaaccctaaccctctccggtgtctgtataaaccggagggttttagtccgtaggacagcatacagaacaacaatcataccataggctagcttctagggtttagcctctctgatctcatggtagatctactcttgtactacccatatcatcaatattaatcaagcaggacgtagggttttacctccatcaagagggcccgaacctgggtaaaacttcgtgtcccttgcctcttgttatcatcctgcctagacgcacagttcgagaccccctacccgagatccgccggtttttacaccgacattggtgctttcattgagagttcctctgtgtcgtcgctgtcaggcttgacggctcctacgatcatcaatagcgatgcagtccagagtgagaccttcctccccggacagatcttcgtcttcggcggcttcacactgcgggccaattcacttggccatctggagcagatcgaaagctatgcccctggccgtcaggtcagatttggaagtttaaactacacggctgacatccgcggggacttgatcctcgacggattcgagccactgccgagcgcgccgcactgtcacgacgagcatgatctagctctgccgaagaacagtgtcctggaggccgcacccgcatcggcttcgacccttaattcggaaccaattgcgccgatcgaggataggtggttggacgccgcctcgggggctgcgatcccaatgacgatcgagccgaacaccagccccgcactccgcgagactcgtgactccaaggagcgggactcctctccggactccgaaccctccgcgcccctgccaatcgaatccgattgggcgccgatcatggagtttactgccgcggacatctttcagcactcgcctttcggcgatattttgaagacactaaagtctctcactttatcaggagagccctggccggactacggtcagcaaggttaggataaagacgatgaagaaattcaaagcccacccaccacccactttgtagccactgtcgacgatttaaccgacatgctcgacttcgactccgacgacatcgacggtatggacgccgatgcaggagacgatgaagaaccagcgcctattgggccctggaaagccacctcgcatatgacatatacatggtggccACCCCataagaaggagatggcgatggaacaacggaggatgacccctccaagaaatagcctaagcaccggcgtcagcggcgccgctccaaatccctccaaagcaatgtcacatccctagcttcaggcattgctctaggttagcttcatgtgtgcatcatgtctatatttttgaaacttgaattgaggaatattggaagcctcaaaaccctaaataaaagaggggcaaaaaccctagaaatctcattcattgctccaaaatgctcctcttaagtgtttgataatttttggtaaggattctggtcccaaccaaaatattgaacatttttaaggagttatttttgggactttgaatttaattcattagttatttgaatttgaattatattcatataattagaatataatttcaaatatccctgaaatattttataagcttttggaaaagtccatctagcaatataaaatattcagtggagtttttggcattgtttgaattatttttaaaattcaaaacagtggcaaaataatataaataaaacaaaaacagaagaaaaatataaaacagaatgtaaataaaagcagagagagagttttacctcagcttacctcgcagcccacctggcccaactccagtggcccagccggcccagcccacctcctcccccttgtcctcttcctcctctgccaggaggacgaacagaggcgaggcgtggcgcgcgccgacgctgcctcggccacctcctgcttccccctggccacctcctgcttcctctcgtcgccctggaccccgtccgcgacgccacgcacccccccaggcctctcactctctccccgagctcctctcctcctctggctctctcgcgcgcagccaccgaacacacccgccgccgccgacgagcttccccgtggccaccggccacccctagcctcgccgatgcgcccaggagctccccttcgacccctccttcctccccaccgacccacggccctacggacgcgccacaacgccgccggcatcgccgtttccatcgccggccgccgaggatcttcaccgtcaattcgccaccatcgtcgcttccccgagctcgctgaccctccctgcacgatccctgtgagtccctgcttcgtttccccctaaccccatgccCGATtacgagctctagccgccccctctaccggagccgagacgctccgccgcacggactcgtcgccggcgaagccccggtgaccaaatggccccgcgcgtgcgtccgttgcactcgcaacgacccgtggagcaacgctagcgtggcagctagcttgtttgcaagctgcagcgctaaccccgcacccacccgagctccggtcgccgcctcgggctccattccggcgaaccccggccacccccgcacctcccgttgccccccctagatgcgcacgggcacgggctaccttctggtgcccttcgcacgtccagccgccgcccgtagcgcaacccaggtgaacttccgccgcgtttcgggtcgccgccggccgaactccggtggccagtgacgtggcgctgtcattagccactaatgacgcgctaaccaaccccctaggccactgacagcgggccccacccctggtcaaaccccagtcagcgctgggtttgaccgggattagctcctgtgtcactgacgtgtggcccccacacgtcaggtttgaccgagccagcccagttgaccctgctgacgtcactgtgacgtggggctgacgcaataagtattttctggatttaatattattcaggaaattccagaaaatacctaaaacttctaaaaatcatagaaaattaaccgtaactccaaatgaaataaattatatatgaaaaattatcagaaaaattaaaggaatccatctgtaccattttcatgcatgttagaacaacttatagctgctgtttagcacaaatcatataaagggcatttaaataatcacatatggagtttaaatttgaatcttgtattcaaaccaaccccatttaatctgttgctagttgcattagcccaaaacacattcattttgccatgtcatgatcatgcatcatattgtgcattgcattgattgtgttcccttctgtgttgccggtatttgtcccctctcgatagacgtgataccgaggatgtgatcgttgacactgatgaagactcaatgttatcttcagaagtgccaggcaagcaaaacccccttgttcattccgatacaatcccaccctctcgctcctgctctcttttactgcattaggacaacaacgaatcaACTATTACttactgcggtagctgaacccctttatcctttgcatgacctgtcattgccacagtaattagatgaaacccactagcatgagtaggagttgtttgagccctgttgtgcctactcattcatgtttgttcgtcatgcctgctactgcttagagttgagtcaggtctgattcatcggggatgaatcagaggcgtgtgaacatgtcctactgtgtgtgagctaagtgtgtgaacacgatttggtaaaggtagcggtgagaggccatgtaggagtacatggtgggttgtctcatttcagccgtcctcaggaactgagttctgtgtttgtgatccatgattcagctactaccacgcattgggcccgaaaccaatggaccctctcggcttcttgatcacccttgtcctctgtccaggagttgcaagtagtttctggtgtttgtagtatgctggaggccgtgcgcagcgctgaccgtaggggtgggctgtgatgcggtaggcacgtggcacggtgtaccgggcgcccgtttggtgtctcgggaaccctgttcacatcgtttggggctgtgagcgaaactccggccggatctcctcatggatggaacccgaataggcgataaacctggactagagacttgagtgtttaggtaggccgtggccgacacccacgttgggcttccgcttgaaggttgccgagtacatgtcgtgtaaacggcggtaagtggtgagagcgtgtgtgaagaagtacacccctgcagggttaacatcatctattcgaatagccgtgtccgcggaaaaggactgctgggttgcttatatcagttcatagacaagtgaaagtggatactctaaaatacgcaagataagcgtgagtgctatggatggcgttctcgtagggagacgggagtggatccatagtggtgtattggttggtgaatatgtggactcgtgtgcgccacctcaaaagagttatttgcagtcgtagttcaggatagccaccgagtcaaagctggcttgctgcagttaaaccccaccatcccctttgttgataatgatgcatatgtagatagttctgatgtaagtcttgctgggtacatttgtactcacgtttgcctattttatgtttttgcagagagacttcagtctcactagtatttccgcgtggtcttcgacgtttagcttgatacctcagctacgatcttgtgccccggcaggatttggtagatagtcaggcttctcagcctttttcatttatagatgtctgtactcagacatgatagcttccgtttgtgcttgatttgtatgctctgaatgttgggtcatgagacccatgtttgtaatatctcgctcctcggagcctattgataaattacttgagtcgtagagtcatgttgtgatgccatgttgtatttgcacatatcaagcatattgtgtgtatgttattgaaatgcttggtatgtgtgggatctgaccatctagttgtttatctttagtagcctctcttacggggaaatgtctcctagtgtttccaccgagccatggtagcttgctactgctccggaacacttaggctggccggcatgtgtccttcttcgttccggtgtctatcccttcagggaaatgtcacgcgatgaataccggagtcctgctagcccagtgctacagcctggattcactcgctgatgaccgacacgttcgatgctgggtcatggatgcctgtctctgtaagtctgtgccgctttgggtttacgactagccatgtcagcccgggctccttatcatatggatgctagcgacactgtcatatacgtgtgccaaaaggcgcaaacggtcccgggcaaaggtaaggcgacacccgtgggaataccgtgcgtgaggccgcaaagtgatatgaggtgttacatgctagatcgatgtggcattgagtcggggtcctgacagcgttggtatcagagcttgactgcctgtaggattaccaagccaaactggtcgaagtcgagtctagaaattctttagttatataagggaattgattgtgggatggaacgtaaggctctttttactccttatacctcatgcccttctgatctgagtcatcttatctttcctacggggttaaggaactaggctttctcttctttctatcaggatcacgtgttactaatccgtagatttataaattgttggatttaagcttgagttcagttcctactatcttccgtatgttaattgttgatctcgaaaccttgatattgtgcttctgagtggttatgccaccatttttgtgaatgtctcaagtcttttctgagcatttacagccgttatgctgtccgagtcattccaggtttctaaatagtctgatgcatttgcaaaatcctttccctctggtttcgatgctcctttatgccagctcaatcacactaattgttgagttgaggtattctactgcctcgacctttatgttggaataattattatgaccctaggtgtctcaggggatcatctagtaatttagccatgatttgtgttcccagtgtgatgattctggccatcattctcgaaagcatcccgtgatgctacttagtaataggtattctgttcctgggttcttgaacccgagattcactctacttacttcatgttgttagtgtttgctagttccttcaggatattagtaactttgcgatagtcctcgaggtccgtggtatttccttctttcaaatactatgaaccgcttatggcagatgtttattggatcaaaagatcacaattagagtactcttgaggagatctccattcataaatcgtgactctgccagtcctacctctctgcatgggttatctggaagaaatgttgaattcgttcgacatgccaaaccatgcatccacaactcagaaaatcgtgtgttcctttgagttgtccctctttagttgtctactgaccttcgtctatcaattgatagtcaagagtatgcgtgcgttcgtttatcgatgcctattactcttgtggtccgtcaagccattctatcgcagaatgactaggagaaacaaactccagtacctcttccatatctaggattgggtcaaagcaattgtgctccgcagatcaaaatgccagcccagcttttgattctgttctaccctgaagtattaccgtctttatgtcaggattttcatgaggattgcaccggctcttgtgaattcttgatgcagtgacacttcctgccatcactgttcattcctcggccctcgtgttgatgcaaacggaataccgacaaatgaattgtgatgtgtgaaatcaatactgctagcaactctgttgcttggtagttaaaggataataatttcattcttagtatattggttttcgaatcatccttctaagactgatcgtgctacctagtccttatttcggtgcacccttcgattgatgagttaggatcttgtcaagtcctcactcatttgatcatatcgtcttgccctgaaaggcaagattgttctcgagcttagtaacataccggtggttcgtgattttccgaatatcttcttggaagtattaccaggttgtcacctgactgctatgttgagctcgtgatcaagtcgggttcttgtgaaccaccctttctccaaggatctgtgatggttatcccggagctagttggttaagctagacaacaacttggagagttggaagataaaagcttgtctgacttagttcatgttaagggatatctttctgtgtatgtgtgtgtgttgaagaaagatgatatcttcattaattggtccttgtgatcagttgttggacctattgtcttaccccatctataatttgagtatgggctatcatccaatcagaccagaaccaacgatattcgtaatgttgtcttactcgtggttgatccctcgagcatacaccattatatcttttgggtctgaccaatgctaacacttgttctcttaactatggaattccttttaaggggaaacccggaagaattgttgttgagcccattgacaacatccttatctcctccatgattttgttgaacattaagttagtgttggaaacttttgaaagcattttcttcatgctagctcatgaagtatttgtggatgaaggtagtgacttcctttaactcatgtgcatctgatgcaagttgccgccgtggattcgagaaagtcaatgttgtttcctttggaatcatcccaaatcagtcatgcatacgtgcgaaagtattctgtggttcggagacttgcaacctccattccatatgtgttccgtagcaccccaagccactgactgatttgttcgagaaaaggagttaagtgttaatccatggtaatgcgcaagacttcgataccctcgttgatggttcccccttctgaactcggtagtgttttattataagactactatgtggtcatgcttgtttgggacaacgtgttcacatgtttgtagcagaaacagctcatgttttggggcttactatcgtagttcattccccgagaatctcgcaacgtcatctcgtcgatttgtgttgcaaaatttcgttcttcttcctagactcgatgagtctggaatatcctgacaccaaccagatctgaatctcaggcagatatgatggttggaacatttccccaag is from Triticum aestivum cultivar Chinese Spring chromosome 3A, IWGSC CS RefSeq v2.1, whole genome shotgun sequence and encodes:
- the LOC123057718 gene encoding non-specific lipid-transfer protein 4.1-like, translating into MARAAVARLVLVALVATMLLIATDAAISCGQVNSALSPCISYARGNGANPSAACCSGVRRLAGAVRSTTDKKTTCNCIKSAAGGLNAGKAADIPSKCSISIPYAISPSLDCSTIR